From one Acidibrevibacterium fodinaquatile genomic stretch:
- a CDS encoding Spy/CpxP family protein refolding chaperone — protein sequence MTRSPLALRLRALTFSLATLAAPLAAAPAFAQQMGMPEGQGMPQQGMPNTKRDPMERVNQQITQLHQTLKITAAQEPQWEALARVMRENAADMETLFKERASHFDQMNAVESLKSYERIAEAHVSNMHRLIPAFTSLYEVLSPEQRKAADASFRYQEARRKARMQGGQMPQMPMNQPNQN from the coding sequence ATGACACGCTCGCCACTCGCGCTTCGGCTGCGCGCTTTGACCTTCTCGCTCGCGACGCTTGCCGCCCCGCTCGCTGCGGCGCCGGCCTTCGCGCAGCAGATGGGGATGCCGGAAGGCCAGGGGATGCCCCAGCAAGGCATGCCGAACACCAAGCGTGACCCGATGGAGCGGGTGAACCAGCAAATCACGCAGCTCCACCAGACCCTCAAAATCACCGCCGCACAAGAGCCGCAATGGGAGGCCTTGGCCAGGGTGATGCGCGAGAATGCCGCCGATATGGAGACGCTGTTCAAAGAGCGGGCCAGCCATTTCGACCAGATGAACGCGGTCGAAAGCCTGAAATCCTATGAGCGGATCGCCGAGGCCCATGTCAGCAACATGCATCGCCTGATCCCGGCCTTCACGTCGCTTTATGAGGTGCTGTCGCCCGAACAGCGCAAGGCCGCCGATGCCTCTTTCCGTTATCAGGAGGCGCGACGCAAGGCCCGGATGCAGGGCGGCCAAATGCCGCAGATGCCGATGAACCAGCCGAACCAGAATTGA
- the rpmE gene encoding 50S ribosomal protein L31 has translation MKQGIHPDYHEINVVMTDGTQFTTRSTWGKAGDTLRLDIDPKSHPAWTGVQRIVDTGGQVAKFNKKFAGIGLKRG, from the coding sequence ATGAAACAGGGCATTCACCCCGATTACCATGAGATCAATGTCGTCATGACCGACGGCACCCAGTTCACCACCCGCTCGACCTGGGGCAAAGCCGGCGACACCCTCCGGCTCGACATCGACCCGAAATCCCATCCCGCCTGGACCGGCGTGCAGCGCATCGTCGATACCGGCGGCCAGGTTGCGAAGTTCAACAAGAAATTCGCCGGGATCGGCCTCAAGCGCGGCTGA
- a CDS encoding Hsp20 family protein, with the protein MTGFDFAPLFRTAIGFDRLAQLMDSAQAGAEASSYPPYNIEKLAEDQYRITMAVAGFAQEDLEITIKENALSVAGRVAKDGPQTEILYRGIAGRPFERRFVLADHLVVEGAELKNGLLHINLKRVVPESLKPRQVPIQVGEAPRTLAHAA; encoded by the coding sequence ATGACTGGGTTCGATTTCGCGCCGCTGTTCCGCACCGCCATCGGCTTCGACCGTTTGGCGCAATTGATGGATAGCGCTCAGGCTGGGGCCGAAGCCTCGTCCTACCCGCCTTACAACATCGAGAAACTGGCCGAAGATCAATACCGCATCACCATGGCGGTGGCGGGCTTCGCGCAGGAAGATCTGGAAATCACCATCAAGGAAAACGCGCTCTCCGTCGCCGGACGCGTGGCGAAGGATGGGCCGCAAACAGAAATTCTGTACCGCGGGATCGCCGGGCGGCCGTTCGAGCGCCGTTTCGTGCTGGCCGATCATCTCGTCGTCGAGGGGGCGGAGCTGAAAAATGGCCTTCTCCACATCAATCTGAAGCGTGTCGTGCCGGAAAGCCTGAAGCCGCGCCAGGTGCCGATCCAGGTCGGTGAGGCGCCACGCACGCTGGCCCACGCGGCCTGA
- the hpnR gene encoding hopanoid C-3 methylase HpnR produces MRLLCVHPGPLMYTKVFLRLEPLGLELVAAAALAVGHAVRLIDLQVESHRAYFREIGRWRPDVIAFSCNYLANVPEIVDLAKETKHRWPNGRIVVGGHSASFVAHALLEHGDGAIDCVLRGEGEAAMPLLLATLARGGALHDVPGAVTPEGEGPKPAFVEDLNALRPARHLLRHRRKYFIGPLDPCASIEFSRGCPWDCTFCSAWTFYGRSYRLIDPEHAVADLKTIREPGVFIVDDVAFIRPEHGMAIGEAIARRGLRKEYYLETRGDVLLRNKDVFRFWKTLGLRYLFLGLEAIDEEGLARYRKRVPLSRNFEALEFARSLGIHVAVNIIVDPDWDEARFAAARQWCLEVPEIVNISVNTPYPGTESWMTEERQLTSRDYRLFDIQHCVLPTKLPLAEFYRELVATQRVLNMKHLGWRTLLGTAGLVARHLRRGQTNFLQSLFRFNSVYDPTKLLADHALPVAYEVPLPTTAVPTKRAAFYVHQARGERDRALDAGTRRFVVEAGARPFDEEA; encoded by the coding sequence ATGCGCCTGCTTTGCGTCCATCCCGGCCCGCTGATGTATACCAAGGTCTTTCTTCGCCTCGAGCCGCTGGGGCTGGAATTGGTCGCGGCGGCGGCGCTTGCCGTGGGGCATGCGGTGCGGCTGATCGACCTGCAGGTCGAGAGCCATCGCGCCTATTTTCGTGAAATCGGCCGCTGGCGGCCAGACGTCATTGCGTTTTCCTGCAACTACCTTGCCAATGTGCCGGAGATCGTCGATCTCGCCAAGGAGACGAAACACCGCTGGCCCAATGGTCGCATCGTTGTCGGCGGACACAGCGCTTCTTTTGTCGCCCATGCCCTTCTCGAACACGGTGATGGCGCGATCGACTGCGTTTTGCGCGGGGAAGGCGAGGCGGCGATGCCGCTCTTGCTCGCAACCCTCGCGCGCGGGGGAGCGCTTCACGACGTGCCCGGCGCCGTAACACCGGAAGGCGAGGGCCCCAAGCCGGCTTTTGTCGAGGATTTGAACGCGCTCCGCCCGGCCCGGCACTTGCTCCGCCATCGCCGGAAATATTTCATTGGCCCGCTCGACCCCTGTGCCTCGATCGAGTTCTCGCGCGGTTGCCCGTGGGACTGTACGTTTTGCAGTGCCTGGACCTTCTATGGCCGGAGCTACCGGCTGATCGATCCGGAACACGCGGTTGCGGATCTCAAAACCATCCGCGAGCCGGGCGTATTCATTGTCGATGACGTCGCTTTCATCCGACCTGAGCATGGGATGGCGATCGGCGAAGCGATCGCCCGGCGCGGTCTGCGCAAAGAGTATTATCTCGAAACCCGGGGCGACGTTCTGCTGCGCAACAAAGACGTGTTCCGATTCTGGAAAACGCTTGGTCTTCGTTATCTCTTTCTCGGCCTCGAGGCGATCGACGAGGAGGGCCTTGCGCGGTATCGCAAACGGGTGCCGCTCAGCCGGAATTTCGAGGCTCTGGAATTCGCCCGCTCACTCGGGATCCATGTCGCGGTCAATATCATCGTCGATCCCGATTGGGATGAGGCGCGCTTCGCGGCGGCAAGACAATGGTGTCTCGAAGTGCCGGAAATCGTCAATATCAGCGTCAACACCCCCTATCCCGGCACCGAAAGCTGGATGACGGAAGAACGGCAGCTGACCTCGCGCGATTACCGGCTTTTCGACATTCAGCACTGCGTGTTGCCAACGAAGCTGCCGCTTGCGGAATTCTACCGTGAACTCGTCGCGACCCAGCGGGTTTTGAACATGAAGCATCTCGGTTGGCGCACCTTGCTTGGGACTGCGGGCCTGGTTGCACGCCATCTGCGCCGCGGCCAGACGAATTTTTTACAAAGCCTGTTCCGCTTCAACTCTGTCTATGATCCCACGAAATTGCTCGCCGACCATGCATTGCCGGTCGCTTATGAGGTGCCACTGCCCACGACCGCCGTCCCGACCAAACGCGCGGCCTTTTATGTTCATCAAGCGCGCGGGGAACGTGATCGCGCGCTCGATGCCGGCACACGGCGCTTTGTTGTTGAGGCCGGCGCGAGACCCTTCGACGAGGAGGCGTAA
- the ykgO gene encoding type B 50S ribosomal protein L36 yields the protein MKIRNSLKSAKLRDKNCRVVRRHGRVYVINKKNPRMKARQG from the coding sequence ATGAAGATCCGTAACAGCCTGAAATCCGCCAAGCTGCGGGACAAGAACTGCCGGGTGGTGCGCCGCCATGGTCGGGTTTATGTCATCAACAAGAAAAACCCACGCATGAAAGCGCGCCAGGGTTGA
- a CDS encoding FAD-linked oxidase C-terminal domain-containing protein: MIDLPAPNPATLAARERIVAGLRAILPETGVIAEPLRLKPYETDGLSAYRQTPLAVALPETTEQVAAVLRFCHDNGVRVVPRGAGTSLSGGALPLADAVVVGLMRMNRILAIDYADRLAVVQPGVTNIGITEAVRGAGFFYAPDPSSQLACMIGGNVNMNSGGAHCLKYGVTANNLLGLKIVTIEGEIIDIGGAHLDAAGYDWLGLLTGSEGQLAIVTEVTVRILRSPEGARAMLAAFTSNEIAGACVDAIITSGIIPVALEFMDRPAIHACEAFAHAGYPLDAEAMLIIEVEGSTAEQDDLLARIKAICARFDPISLKVSQSAEESAAIWKGRKGAFGAVGRISPDYLCMDGTIPTGRLPEVLRRIGEMSESYGLKVANIFHAGDGNLHPLIMFDANDPESFHRAETFGADILRLCVEVGGCLTGEHGVGVEKRDLMPAQFNDIELDQQRRIKTAFDPDWLLNTAKVFPLPRAA; encoded by the coding sequence ATGATCGATCTGCCAGCCCCGAATCCAGCAACCCTTGCCGCGCGTGAGCGCATCGTTGCCGGTTTACGCGCGATTTTGCCCGAAACCGGGGTCATCGCCGAGCCGCTTCGCCTCAAGCCTTATGAGACCGACGGTCTTTCCGCCTATCGCCAGACGCCGCTCGCGGTGGCGCTGCCGGAAACCACCGAGCAGGTCGCCGCGGTCTTGCGCTTTTGCCATGATAACGGCGTCCGCGTGGTGCCGCGCGGTGCCGGCACCAGCCTCTCCGGCGGCGCGCTGCCGCTCGCTGATGCGGTGGTGGTCGGGCTCATGCGCATGAACCGCATCCTCGCCATCGATTATGCCGACCGTCTCGCGGTGGTGCAGCCTGGGGTCACCAATATCGGCATCACGGAAGCGGTGCGCGGCGCCGGGTTCTTCTATGCCCCGGACCCTTCGAGCCAGCTCGCTTGCATGATCGGCGGCAATGTCAACATGAATTCCGGCGGGGCGCATTGCCTGAAATACGGCGTCACCGCCAATAACCTCCTCGGCCTCAAAATCGTCACCATCGAAGGTGAGATCATCGACATCGGCGGCGCCCATCTCGATGCCGCGGGGTATGACTGGCTCGGCCTCCTCACCGGCAGCGAGGGTCAGCTCGCCATCGTCACCGAGGTCACGGTGCGTATTCTGCGCAGCCCCGAGGGCGCGCGCGCCATGCTCGCCGCGTTCACGAGCAACGAGATCGCCGGCGCCTGTGTCGATGCCATCATCACCTCAGGCATCATTCCGGTCGCCCTCGAATTCATGGACCGCCCGGCGATCCATGCCTGCGAGGCATTCGCCCATGCTGGCTATCCGCTCGATGCCGAGGCGATGCTGATCATCGAGGTTGAGGGCAGCACCGCGGAACAGGACGATCTGCTCGCGCGGATCAAGGCGATTTGCGCTCGCTTTGACCCGATCAGTCTCAAAGTCTCGCAAAGCGCCGAGGAGTCGGCGGCGATCTGGAAAGGGCGCAAGGGCGCGTTCGGCGCGGTTGGGCGCATCAGCCCGGATTATCTCTGCATGGATGGCACCATCCCGACCGGCCGCCTGCCCGAGGTGCTGCGTCGCATCGGCGAAATGAGCGAAAGCTACGGCCTCAAGGTCGCCAATATCTTCCACGCCGGCGACGGCAATCTCCACCCCCTGATCATGTTCGATGCGAACGACCCCGAGAGTTTCCACCGCGCCGAGACGTTCGGCGCCGATATCCTGAGGCTCTGCGTCGAGGTCGGCGGCTGCCTCACCGGCGAGCATGGCGTCGGGGTCGAAAAGCGCGACCTCATGCCGGCGCAGTTCAATGACATCGAGCTCGACCAACAGCGGCGCATCAAAACCGCGTTCGATCCGGATTGGCTCCTCAACACCGCAAAAGTGTTTCCGCTCCCGCGCGCCGCATGA
- a CDS encoding FAD-binding protein, giving the protein MTTLAPAEETEIAEAIGDARARGTPILLAGHATKDGLLRPVQAETTLSLKNHQGVTLYAPNELIVSARAGTKLAEIEALVAAKGQQIIAEPPDLSALLGTAGGQTLGGVVACNLSGPRRVTAGAMRDHVMGLRAVNGAGEVIRAGGRVLKNVTGLDLCKLLTGSFGTLAAITEITLKVLPAAETMATLVLPGIEAPKGVAALSAALGSPFGVSAAAWLPAAQAARVPELAPFAAPVALVRIEDFRPSVAYRAGRLRETLAEFAPAEIIADVPSHALWRAVRDAAPLGVAGREEAVWRVSVRPSAGPAIVAAVESLGGRCFLDWGGGLVWIVADASAAHHRAITGAARAAGGVWWLMHAPAALRASLDVVPPEPAPLAAIARRVKAAFDPAFILNPGRIHAGL; this is encoded by the coding sequence ATGACCACGCTCGCCCCCGCCGAGGAAACCGAAATCGCCGAGGCGATCGGTGACGCGCGCGCCCGCGGGACGCCGATCCTGCTCGCCGGCCACGCAACCAAGGATGGGCTTTTGCGCCCGGTGCAAGCAGAGACCACGCTTTCCCTCAAAAACCACCAAGGCGTCACGCTCTATGCCCCGAATGAGCTGATCGTCAGCGCCCGCGCCGGGACCAAGCTCGCCGAGATCGAAGCGCTGGTTGCCGCCAAAGGTCAGCAGATCATCGCCGAGCCGCCCGATCTCTCGGCGCTGCTCGGCACCGCGGGCGGGCAGACGCTGGGCGGCGTCGTTGCTTGCAACCTCTCCGGCCCGCGCCGCGTCACCGCTGGCGCGATGCGCGATCATGTGATGGGCCTGCGCGCGGTCAATGGCGCGGGTGAGGTCATTCGCGCCGGCGGGCGGGTTTTGAAGAACGTCACCGGCCTTGATCTCTGCAAGCTGCTCACCGGCAGCTTTGGAACCCTCGCCGCGATCACCGAAATCACTCTGAAAGTGCTGCCAGCGGCCGAGACGATGGCAACGCTGGTGCTCCCCGGGATCGAAGCGCCAAAAGGGGTCGCGGCACTTTCGGCGGCGCTGGGATCACCGTTTGGTGTCTCCGCCGCCGCCTGGCTGCCCGCCGCGCAGGCCGCGCGGGTTCCCGAACTCGCGCCCTTCGCGGCGCCGGTCGCGCTGGTCCGCATCGAGGATTTTCGCCCGAGTGTCGCCTATCGCGCCGGGCGCCTGCGCGAGACTTTGGCCGAATTCGCGCCGGCTGAGATCATCGCTGACGTGCCGAGCCACGCCCTCTGGCGGGCGGTGCGTGATGCGGCGCCGCTCGGCGTGGCGGGCCGGGAGGAAGCGGTCTGGCGGGTCTCGGTGCGGCCCTCGGCGGGGCCGGCGATCGTCGCCGCCGTCGAAAGCCTCGGCGGGCGCTGTTTTCTCGATTGGGGCGGCGGGCTGGTCTGGATCGTGGCGGACGCCTCGGCGGCCCATCACCGCGCCATCACCGGCGCGGCGCGGGCGGCGGGCGGGGTCTGGTGGCTGATGCACGCCCCGGCCGCCCTCCGCGCCAGCCTCGACGTGGTGCCGCCCGAGCCGGCACCGCTTGCCGCGATCGCGCGGCGGGTGAAGGCGGCGTTCGATCCCGCCTTCATCCTCAATCCCGGCCGTATCCACGCCGGCCTCTGA
- the glcF gene encoding glycolate oxidase subunit GlcF → MQTNFTPEQLRDPEIAVANQILRTCVHCGFCTATCPTFVLLGDELDSPRGRIYLIKDMLESGRPASEEVVRHVDRCLSCLACMTTCPSGVHYMHLVDHARTYIEETYRRPWHDRALRALLARVLPRPRLFRAALIAAKLARPFRFLAAGKSVLAKRLAAMLAMAPARLAAPSALERPGTHAALGPRRQRVALLAGCAQQVLDPEINAATIRLLTRLGVEVVVAKGAGCCGALTHHMGRHDEAMAAARANIAAWSREIEAGGLDAVIINASGCGTTVKDYGFMFRAEPEPWRTRAARISEIALDISEFLTRMPYHPTREPPGLTVAYHAACSLQHGQKITGEPKALLRAAGFAVVEPAEGHLCCGSAGTYNLMQPEIATRLRTRKLGNLAATGADIIAAGNIGCLTQLAGDRLPVVHTVQLLDWMAGGPEPQAIAKARQTSREAQTPREAQTPGEALST, encoded by the coding sequence ATGCAAACCAATTTCACGCCCGAACAGCTTCGCGACCCCGAAATCGCGGTCGCCAATCAGATTTTGCGCACCTGCGTCCATTGCGGCTTCTGCACCGCAACCTGCCCGACCTTCGTCCTCCTCGGTGACGAACTCGACAGCCCGCGCGGACGCATCTACCTGATCAAAGACATGCTGGAGAGCGGCCGGCCGGCGAGCGAGGAGGTGGTGCGCCATGTCGATCGCTGCCTCTCTTGCCTCGCCTGCATGACTACCTGCCCCTCGGGTGTGCATTACATGCACCTCGTCGATCATGCCCGCACCTATATCGAGGAAACCTATCGCCGCCCCTGGCATGACCGCGCGCTGCGGGCGCTGCTCGCGCGCGTGCTGCCGCGCCCGCGGCTCTTTCGCGCTGCCCTGATCGCAGCAAAGCTCGCCCGGCCGTTTCGCTTCCTCGCGGCCGGAAAAAGCGTTTTGGCCAAGCGCCTTGCCGCCATGCTGGCGATGGCGCCGGCGCGGCTTGCCGCCCCGAGCGCGCTCGAGCGGCCCGGCACCCATGCCGCGCTCGGGCCGCGCCGGCAGCGTGTCGCGCTTCTTGCCGGCTGCGCCCAGCAAGTGCTCGACCCGGAGATCAACGCGGCGACGATCCGCCTCTTGACCCGCCTCGGCGTCGAGGTCGTCGTCGCCAAGGGGGCGGGATGCTGCGGCGCGCTCACCCATCACATGGGCCGGCATGACGAAGCGATGGCGGCGGCGCGCGCCAATATCGCGGCCTGGAGCCGCGAGATCGAGGCCGGCGGCCTCGATGCGGTGATCATCAACGCCTCCGGCTGCGGCACCACGGTCAAGGATTATGGCTTCATGTTTCGGGCCGAGCCCGAGCCCTGGCGAACACGGGCCGCGCGCATCTCGGAGATCGCGCTCGACATCAGCGAGTTTCTCACCCGTATGCCCTATCACCCGACGCGCGAGCCACCCGGCCTCACGGTTGCATACCACGCCGCCTGCAGCCTCCAGCACGGCCAGAAGATCACCGGCGAGCCGAAAGCCCTGCTGCGCGCGGCGGGGTTTGCCGTCGTCGAACCGGCGGAGGGGCATCTCTGCTGCGGCTCGGCCGGCACCTATAATCTGATGCAGCCCGAGATCGCGACGCGACTACGCACGCGCAAGCTCGGCAATCTCGCCGCAACCGGCGCCGATATCATCGCCGCCGGCAATATCGGCTGCCTCACGCAACTCGCTGGCGACCGCCTGCCGGTCGTCCATACCGTGCAATTGCTCGACTGGATGGCAGGCGGGCCAGAGCCACAAGCGATTGCGAAAGCGCGCCAAACCTCCCGTGAGGCCCAAACCCCCCGTGAGGCCCAAACCCCCGGTGAGGCATTATCAACTTAA
- a CDS encoding DDE-type integrase/transposase/recombinase, with translation MLDILVQSRYLNNRAENSHQPTGRRERQMQWLKSTRRAQRFLSAHAFILGHFHPRRHRTTAKAYHSVRAAAFRVWQEETSAQSAAA, from the coding sequence GTGCTCGATATCCTGGTGCAGAGCCGCTACTTGAACAATCGGGCCGAGAACTCGCATCAGCCAACCGGACGCCGAGAACGACAGATGCAGTGGCTCAAGTCAACGCGGCGGGCCCAACGCTTCCTGTCGGCCCATGCCTTCATCCTCGGACATTTTCATCCGCGACGGCATCGGACGACAGCAAAAGCCTACCATTCCGTGCGGGCCGCCGCCTTCAGGGTCTGGCAAGAGGAGACGTCCGCCCAAAGCGCAGCAGCATGA
- a CDS encoding polysaccharide deacetylase family protein: MTLRTHDRYDYRAINDRPDFCWPEGKRLAVYVALNLEHFAFGEGLGAELIPGGPAPDVPNFAWREYGNRVGAWRLLDMFEELALPAALLLNSSLLDHCPSLAAAFLARGDEIVGHGRTNSERQSVLSEAGESALIAEATTRIAAWCGRRPLGWLGPWLAQSHVTPDLLKEAGYEYLLDWCHDDQPVWMRTRSGAILSVPYPQEINDIPAIAVRRAGASEFADMIIDQFEEMLAQSAAQPLVMGIALHAYIVGQPFRLRHLRRALAHIAARRDDIWITTPGAIAQHYAALPPFDASARRS; this comes from the coding sequence ATGACGCTTCGAACGCATGACCGCTACGATTATCGCGCCATCAACGATCGCCCCGATTTTTGCTGGCCGGAAGGGAAGCGGCTTGCCGTCTATGTCGCGCTCAATCTCGAGCATTTCGCGTTCGGGGAGGGACTCGGCGCCGAGCTGATCCCCGGCGGCCCGGCCCCGGATGTGCCGAATTTTGCATGGCGCGAGTATGGCAATCGGGTTGGGGCATGGCGCCTGCTCGATATGTTCGAGGAGCTGGCGCTGCCGGCGGCGCTGTTGCTCAACAGTAGCCTTCTCGATCACTGCCCATCTCTGGCGGCGGCCTTTCTCGCCCGCGGCGATGAGATCGTCGGGCATGGCCGCACGAATTCCGAGCGCCAATCGGTGCTGTCCGAGGCTGGCGAAAGCGCACTGATCGCGGAGGCGACAACGCGCATCGCCGCCTGGTGTGGGCGGCGCCCGTTGGGCTGGCTTGGCCCCTGGCTCGCGCAAAGCCATGTGACGCCAGACCTCCTCAAGGAGGCAGGCTATGAGTATCTTCTCGATTGGTGCCATGATGACCAGCCGGTCTGGATGCGGACCCGCTCTGGCGCGATTCTCTCCGTCCCCTACCCTCAGGAGATCAACGATATCCCGGCGATCGCCGTCCGCCGCGCTGGCGCGTCCGAATTCGCCGACATGATCATCGATCAGTTCGAGGAAATGCTGGCCCAGAGCGCGGCACAGCCGCTGGTCATGGGGATCGCACTGCACGCCTATATCGTTGGCCAGCCGTTTCGCCTCCGCCATCTTCGCCGCGCACTCGCTCATATCGCCGCGCGTCGCGACGATATCTGGATTACGACACCGGGCGCCATCGCCCAGCATTACGCAGCGTTGCCGCCTTTTGACGCGTCCGCTCGCAGGTCATAA
- a CDS encoding 2-oxoglutarate and iron-dependent oxygenase domain-containing protein yields the protein MTLLEVPVLDITPLCCGDVAARRRLAGEIDRACRDIGFLVIAGHGVSETMLAGAASVSRTFFALDESEKQRVAQAA from the coding sequence ATGACCCTGTTGGAGGTTCCGGTTCTCGATATCACGCCGCTCTGTTGCGGTGATGTCGCGGCGCGCCGGCGCCTTGCCGGCGAAATCGATCGCGCCTGCCGTGACATCGGCTTTCTCGTCATCGCCGGCCATGGCGTCTCAGAGACCATGCTTGCCGGGGCCGCCTCTGTCTCGCGCACTTTCTTCGCCCTCGATGAGAGCGAAAAACAGCGGGTCGCGCAGGCCGCCTGA